TCTATCGCTGGTTCGCGCGCAACCGCTACCGGCTCGGTTGCGGCGAGCACTGCACGGCGCAGCTGGATCTCGTCGACTTCGGCGACGGCGCCTAACGGCGCGCGCTCAGGGCGTGTTGCGGGCCTGCTTCTCCGACAACGCCAGCTCGCGCAGCCACGCCTCGACGCCCTCCGCGTCCGGGCCGTCGAGCGTCGCCTCGTCCGTCTGCACGCCCGCCTCCGCGGTGCCGCCGCTCTCGCGCACGATGCGCTCGATCGTCTCGCGCCACGTCGCGTCCTGCATGCGATTGCCGACGGTGGCCATGGCGAGCCAGTCGACGACGTTCGCCGCGCGGTCGTAGAGCTCCACCTGGAAGCGGAGCACGCCCGTGTCGACCGGCGTGGGCGGCGGGCCTAACGTGAAGCGCACGGCACCGGCCAGCGGATGCCCCTCCACCGTCTGCAGCGTGAGCAGCGTCGGGCCCAGCTCGGCCACGCGCACCTGCACGTTGCCGCGCATCGGCAGCGACATCGTCACCGTCTGCCCGCGCTCCCGCACCGCCGTCGGCGTGCCGGGCTCCGCACCGACGTGCATCTGATCGGGGCTGATCTCGTCGAAGTCCTGGCAGAAGCGCGCGAACAGCGCGTTCGCGTCGACGGTGGCGTCGCGGATGTCGGCCCAGAAGCGCTTGCGGTGCAGCGGGCCCACGCCCTGCTCGGGGAGCTGCTCGGGCAGCGCGTCGAGCAGCCGACGCAGCCCGTCGTCGAGCGCCGTGGGCCGTACGCCGAGCACGTCGAGCAGCGCGTTTCGCTTCGGCGGCTCGATGACGTTTCCCTCGCGCAGCATCGTGAGCTGGCTGTCGTTCACCGGGAACTCCACGCCGAGTACACCGGCGACGCGCGCACCGAGGCCGGCGAGCATGCCGGGCACCGGGATGCGCGTCGGCTCGCGCCCCGTTAGGCGGCCGAAGCGGTCGAGCAGGTCGTTCACGCACGTGCGCTCCGGGCCCGCCACGTCGAGCGCCTTGCCCGCGAGGTCGGCGCGCTCCACCGCCGCCGCGAGCGCCTCGCCGACGTCGTCGGCCCACACCGGCTGGAACTCCTGGTCGCCGCCCGCGATGACGGGCACCGCGGGCAGCGTGCGCACCATCTTCAGCAGCAGCGAGATGACGTCGTCGCCCGGGCCGTAGACGTTGCCCGGCCGCACGATCACCCACCGGCCGCCGAAGCGACGCACGATCTCCTCGCCCGCCTTCTTGCTCCGGTGGTATGGCGACTCGCCGGTCTCCGCGCCGAGCGACGAGACGTACACGAGGTGCGGCACGCCCGCGCGCGCGGTCTCCTGCACGACGTGGCGCGTTCCCTCGACGTTCACCTTGTCGAAGGTGCTGTCGGGCGGCGACTCGTCGACGATGCCGACGACGTGCAGCACGGCGTCGCAGCCGTCCGCCGCGCCGTGCAGCGTGTCGGGGCGCGTCACGTCGCCGGCGCGCGGCTCCACGCCGTCGGGCCACTCGCGCGCCGCCTCGTCGGCGTGCCGCGTCAACAGCCGGACCGTGTGCCCGCGCTTCACGAGGGCGCGCACCGTCGCCTCGCCCACCACCCCGCTGCCACCCGTCACCAGAATGCGCATGTGGCGCGAGGGTGCAGGGAGCAGGCCAGCGGGCGACTACTCGCCGACCATCCCCTCCTCGATCGTCTCCCCTTCCCGCAGCTTCACCGGCTGCCCCTTCGACCGCACGCGGATGTTGAGCATCTCTACGGCGACCGAGAAGAACATCGCGAAGTACGTGTAGCCCTTCGGCACGTGCTGGCCGAGCCCTTCCGCGACGAGGTTCGTGCCGACGAGCACGAGGAACGAGAGCGCGAGCATCTTCACCGTCGGGTGCCGGTCGACGAACGTCGAGATCGGGCCCGCCGCGCCGAGCATGAACGCGAGGGCGATCACGTTCGCGGCGATCATCACGGCGACGTTGTTCACCATGCCCACCGCGGTGATCACCGAGTCGAGCGAGAACACGATGTCGACGACGGCGATCTGCGCGACGACGGCGACCAGCGAGCTGCGGCCGCTCTTCGCACCGGGGCCGTGCTGCCCTTCCCCCTCGAGCTTCCCGTGGACCTCGTACGTCGCCTTCGCGATGAGGAACAGGCCGCCGATCACGAGAATGAGATCGCGTCCCGTGACCTCGCGCGCCTCCGCCTCGAGAAACCCGAGCGCGGGGAGCGCGAACAGCGGCGTCGTGAGACGGGCGAGCCAGCTGATGCTCAGCAGCAGGCCGACGCGCGTCACGAACGCGCCCGCGAGGCCGAGGCGTCGCGCCATCTTCTGCGACGCCGGCTCGACCTTCGCCGCGAGGATCGAGAGGAAGATGATGTTGTCGATGCCGAGGACGACCTCGAGCAGCGTGAGCGTGAGCAGGCCGAGCCACGCGTTCGGGTCGGTCAGGAAGTCCATCGTCGTCGGGGCTCGGGAGGCGGGCGCGGCGCGCGAACGCGTCAGGATGCGACGACGCGCGCCGGAATGGTACCGACGTCGCCGTGCACGCGTGCTACCCTGGGTGAAGGGGGGGAGCCCCCCTAGGACCTAGGTCCGGCGCGCGCTCCGGGCCGGTTAGCTTCACGGCGTGACCGATCCCACGCCTCCCGCCGTCGTGCTGCTCAGCGGCGGCCTCGATTCGACCACGTGTCTCGCCGTCGCCGTGCGCGAGGGCTTCGCCGTGCACGCGCTGTCGTTCCGCTACGGCCAGCGGCACGCGCACGAGGTGGACGCGGCGCGGCGCATCGCCGCGCGGTGGGGCGTCGCGCGACACGTCGTCGTCGACATCGACCTCCGGGTGTTCGGCGGCTCCGCGCTCACGGCGGACATCGCGGTGCCGAAGGACCGGCCCGCGGCGTCGCTCGCGACCGACGGAGTCCCCATCACCTACGTGCCGGCGCGCAACACGATCTTCCTGTCGTACGCGCTCGCGCTGGCCGAGGTCTCGGACGCGCGCGACGTGTTCATCGGCGTGAACGCGTACGACTACAGCGGGTATCCCGATTGTCGCCCCGAGTACGTGCGCGCGTTCGAGCGCATGGCGAACCTCGCGACCCGCGCGGGTGTGGAGGCCGCCGCACGCGGCGAGACGGCGCTGCGCATCCGCACGCCACTCCTCGACCTCACGAAGGCGGACATCGTCCGACTCGGTCTCTCGCTCGGCGTCGACTACGCGGACACGACGAGCTGCTACGATCCGACGCCCGACGGCGCCGCGTGCGGGCACTGCGACGCCTGCCAGCTGCGCCTGAAGGGGTTCGCCGAGGCGGGGGCGACGGACCCGATTCGCTACGCATGAGCTACACGGTCAAGGAGATCTTCTACACGCTCCAGGGAGAAGGCGCGAACGCCGGGCGCGCCGCGGTCTTCTGCCGCTTCGCCGGCTGCAACCTGTGGACGGGGCGCGAGGCCGACCGCCACCGCGCCGTGTGCCGCTTCTGCGACACCGATTTCGTGGGCGTCGGTCCCGACGGCGGCCGCTTCGCGAGCGCCGAGGCGCTCGCCGACGCCGTGGCCGAGCGATGGGCCGCGGGCACCGGCCAGCTGCCGGATGCGGCGTGGACGGGCGGCGTCGCCCCGCTCGTCGTGTGCACCGGCGGCGAGCCGCTGCTCCAGCTCGACGAAGCCGCGGTGGACGCCCTGCACGCGGCCGGCTTCGAGGTCGCGGTGGAGACGAACGGCACCCAGCCGGCGCCCGCGGGGCTCGACTGGATCTGCGTCAGCCCGAAAGCCGGGACGACGCTCGCCGTCACCGCCGGCGACGAGCTGAAGCTCGTCTACCCGCAGCGGGAGGCCGAGGCGCAGCCGAAGCACTTCGAGCGGCTGTCGTTCCGCCACTTCTTCCTCCAGCCGATGGACGGCCCCGACCTGGCCGAGAACACCCGGGCCGCGATCGCGTACTGTCTGGCCCATCCGCGCTGGCGGCTCTCGGTGCAGACGCACAAGGTCGTCGGCCTCCGCTGACGACCCGCCGGGCCCGGTCGGACAGACGTTCCGGAACCACGCACGGGCCCCGGTCCGGCAATCCCC
This DNA window, taken from Gemmatirosa kalamazoonensis, encodes the following:
- the queE gene encoding 7-carboxy-7-deazaguanine synthase, coding for MSYTVKEIFYTLQGEGANAGRAAVFCRFAGCNLWTGREADRHRAVCRFCDTDFVGVGPDGGRFASAEALADAVAERWAAGTGQLPDAAWTGGVAPLVVCTGGEPLLQLDEAAVDALHAAGFEVAVETNGTQPAPAGLDWICVSPKAGTTLAVTAGDELKLVYPQREAEAQPKHFERLSFRHFFLQPMDGPDLAENTRAAIAYCLAHPRWRLSVQTHKVVGLR
- a CDS encoding complex I NDUFA9 subunit family protein, whose translation is MRILVTGGSGVVGEATVRALVKRGHTVRLLTRHADEAAREWPDGVEPRAGDVTRPDTLHGAADGCDAVLHVVGIVDESPPDSTFDKVNVEGTRHVVQETARAGVPHLVYVSSLGAETGESPYHRSKKAGEEIVRRFGGRWVIVRPGNVYGPGDDVISLLLKMVRTLPAVPVIAGGDQEFQPVWADDVGEALAAAVERADLAGKALDVAGPERTCVNDLLDRFGRLTGREPTRIPVPGMLAGLGARVAGVLGVEFPVNDSQLTMLREGNVIEPPKRNALLDVLGVRPTALDDGLRRLLDALPEQLPEQGVGPLHRKRFWADIRDATVDANALFARFCQDFDEISPDQMHVGAEPGTPTAVRERGQTVTMSLPMRGNVQVRVAELGPTLLTLQTVEGHPLAGAVRFTLGPPPTPVDTGVLRFQVELYDRAANVVDWLAMATVGNRMQDATWRETIERIVRESGGTAEAGVQTDEATLDGPDAEGVEAWLRELALSEKQARNTP
- the queC gene encoding 7-cyano-7-deazaguanine synthase QueC, which produces MTDPTPPAVVLLSGGLDSTTCLAVAVREGFAVHALSFRYGQRHAHEVDAARRIAARWGVARHVVVDIDLRVFGGSALTADIAVPKDRPAASLATDGVPITYVPARNTIFLSYALALAEVSDARDVFIGVNAYDYSGYPDCRPEYVRAFERMANLATRAGVEAAARGETALRIRTPLLDLTKADIVRLGLSLGVDYADTTSCYDPTPDGAACGHCDACQLRLKGFAEAGATDPIRYA
- a CDS encoding TerC family protein, giving the protein MDFLTDPNAWLGLLTLTLLEVVLGIDNIIFLSILAAKVEPASQKMARRLGLAGAFVTRVGLLLSISWLARLTTPLFALPALGFLEAEAREVTGRDLILVIGGLFLIAKATYEVHGKLEGEGQHGPGAKSGRSSLVAVVAQIAVVDIVFSLDSVITAVGMVNNVAVMIAANVIALAFMLGAAGPISTFVDRHPTVKMLALSFLVLVGTNLVAEGLGQHVPKGYTYFAMFFSVAVEMLNIRVRSKGQPVKLREGETIEEGMVGE